The Verrucomicrobiota bacterium JB022 genome includes the window TCACGTCGCGCGTGGCTTCGACGCTGCCCCATTTGCCGCCGTTCTCCGCCGTAACTTGATTGAAGTAGGCTTCGAAATTCTTGACCTGACTGGCGGAGTGCACGCTGCCGAGATACTTGGACTTACCGGTCGCCAGCGGCGGGCCAGACGGCACATATTCCTCGGGAATAATGGTGCCCTCCCCTTCGCCGGCGGTCAACTCCGCCACGGTATAGGCGACGCCTTCAGGCCCGAAGGCAAACTTGTCGATGCGCAGGCCGTCTTCGCGCCCGCCGAACTGGAAAGTGGGGCTCAGATTATCCTCCGTCACGAGGTAGAGGATGGGAGCCTCTCCAGTGCTGAGCTTGACCCATTTCCAGGCTTCAGAGCCGACGGTACCGCCGTTGCCCACCAAGTCCGAATCCTGCGCGTAGCCCATCGCTGCGGCCAGGCCGTTGACGACCGACCACGCCGCATCCGCAGCCGGGTCGAGGTCGCCAAAGTCGCGGGGGAGGAAGAGGCTGTCGTCGCTGTAGGTGCCGGGCCCGACGTAGATGCGGGCATACAGCTCGTAGGTACCCGGCTCGGCAAATTCGGGGGCGATAGTAACGATGTTGGCGTCACTGCCGGGTGAATTGCCGGCGCCGGTGTTGAGGATCGCGGCCCAGCTAAGGTCGCCCTCTGTCACGGCGGTCATGTTGGAGCCAAACTGGCCCGATTCGGCCTCGATCGTCAGGAGTTGCTGTGCGCCGAGGCTTGCACCCAGCCACAACGGAAGGGTGCAAAAGAAGGATGAGTGCTTCATCTTTTGGGGTAAGGTGAGGGGTGAGAGTCGCCTCCACCTTACCGCCCTCCCGGGTGGCTCAACGAGTGCCGCGTAATTCTAATTGTGGAACGCCAAGCCTCTACTCTGACCGAGCTTCGCCCACCTCACGGGCCTGCACCAGCCGCTCGTATTCCGCCTCCGAGAGCGGCAGCACGGAGCCGTGCCGGAAGGGGAACGGAAAACTGAAATTTTCACCGGGCTCGAACTCGCCCGAGCCGAGATCGTGCGTGACGTAGGGTTGGTAACCGCGCCCTTTCATATAGTGGTCGAGGATGAGACACCAGGTCGCCGCCTGGCCGTCTTCCGCCGGGGCGACCTGATAGCAGGCCGGCCCCTCGTAGCCCTGCATCCCGGCCAGCGAAAAGCCGTCCACATTTCGCCACGGCCCGGAGAGCTTTTCCGCCGTCTCCATCGTGATGTCCTTGTCCTGCTCGTCCTTGGTGAAGCGGTAATACTGGTCGCCTTCGCGCACGATGGTGGTGTCGATGATGGTGGTGGGCTTTTCGATGAAGATGAAGGGCTTGCCAAAGGTCTTGAAATCGCCGGTACGGGCGCCCCAGATGCGGTGCTTCTGGTATTCGTCGCGAGCGGTGGTCGAAGCCCAGAAGACCACGTAATCGCCGCTTTCTTCGTCGTAAATCGCCTCCGGTGCCCAGGTGCAACCGGCATCCGGCGGCGCCACCTCCACCCGGCGCGGTTCCGACCACTGGACGAGGTCGCGCGACTCCCAGATCACGATGGCGCGGCTACCGTCTTCGACCGCCCGCTTCCAGTCGCCGTTGTGGTAGATGGAGAGATCGGTCGCGATCAGGTAAAAGGTTTTGCCGTCGTGCGAGCGCAGCAGGTAGGGATCGCGCACGCCCTTCTCACCCAACTGGCTGACGAGCACCGGCTCGCCGTCGTTGAGAGCCTTCCATTGGCGGCCTTCTTCGCTCACCGCAAAGTAGATCTGCTCTTCCAGCGCGGTCTTTTCACCTTTGAAGGTGGCAAACAGATAACCGGCCTTGAGGGCGGGCAGCAGGCAAAGGGTGGCAAGGGCGCTGGTGAAGAGGGTACGGGGAACAATCATGGCAGGGGGAGGAGTGAGAAGATGGCTGCCCATACCCTACCCCAATCCGCCATTGCCGCCAGCCCGGTTGATTCGCAACGTCAGACTGCGGGCACAAAAACGCCGAAGGAGCGTTGGCCCCTTCGGCGGCAAAAAAACAAGGTGGTGCTGCCTACGCCTCCGACTGCGGCTTGACCGCAAACCACTTGTAGAGCGCGGGCACCACCAGCAACGTGAGCAGGGTCGACGACACGAGGCCGCCGATTACCACGATGGCGAGTGGGCGCTGCACTTCGCTGCCGGTGCCCGTGGCGAGCAGCAGCGGCAAGAGCCCGAGCAGCGTCGTCCCGGCTGTCATCAGCACCGGACGCACACGCAGACACGCGCCTTCCACGCTCGCCTCGTCCAGCGGACGACCGGCGCGCACGAGGTCGTTGAGATAAGTGACGAGCACCATGCCGTTGCCGAGTGCGATGCCGAAAAGCGCGATGAATCCGATGCTGGACGGCACGGAGAGGTTTTCCCCGGCAAGCCAGAGACCCACCACCCCACCGACGAGCGCGAGCGGGATGTTGAGCAGGATCAGCGCGGTGTTTTTCAGCGAACCGAAGCTCATGTACAGCAACAGCGCGATGAGGATCAGCGTCACCGGCACTACTAGAGCGAGGCGGGCATTGGCCTGCTGTTGCAGCTCGAACTGGCCGCCCCACGAGAGGAGGTAGCCGGTGGGCAGCTCGACGCCTTGGGCAATCGCGGCCTGCGCCTCCTCGACAAAGCTGCCGATGTCGCGCCCGACTATGTTGGACTGGATTTCAATGTAGCGCTGGTTGTTCTCGCGCACGATTTCGCGCGGGCCGACGATCTCTTCGATCTCGGCGATCTCATCCAGCGGGATCAGGGCACCGCCGGCGGTCCGCACGATCAGGTGGCGCAGATCGTCGATCGTCCGGCGCGCCTGCTCCGCGTAGCGCACGTAGATGGCAAAGCGCTGCACGCCGTCGTAGATCTGGCCGGCCTCCACGCCCCCCACGGCGGCTTCGATCAGCTCCTGCACCTCGGAGAGGTTCATGCCGTGGCGGGCGATGGCCTCCCGGTCGGGGCGCACGACGATCTGTGGCGAGCCCGTCACCTGACCGGCCTGCACGTCGGCCGAACCGGCGATGCCCTGCAACACACCCGCGATGGCATCGCCCTTTTCCTTGAGCACGTCGAGGTCGTTGCCGAAGAGCTTGATCGAAAGCTGCGCCTTCGAGCCCCCCACCAGTTCATCGACGGTCAACTGGATTGGTTGGGTGATGTTGACCAGCACCCCCGGCATCCCGGCCAGCTTGTCGCGCATGGCGTTTTCGATGTCGATCTGGGTGAAGCCCTCGCGCCATTCCGCCTCCGGTCGCAGCACCACCATCATGTGCACGCTGTTAATCGGGTCGGCGTGCGCCCCGACTTCGCCGCGCCCGATGCGCGAAATCGCCTGCTCGATCTCGGGGATCTCCAGCAGGCGCCGCTCGGCGATCAGCGAGTTGCGCTTGGTCTCTTCGAGCGAAACGGAAGGCGCCATTGTGAGATTGGCAATGATATCGCCCTCCATCAGGCGCGGCGTGAACTCCGAGCCCAGTCGAGGAAACACGACCGCGCCCACCGCCAGCAGCCCCAGGGCCAGCGCGACGGCGACGATGCGGAAGCGCACGAAGAAGCGCACCACAGGCCGATAGACCGCCACCAGCAGGCGCACGATCCAGATCTCGCGTGGCTGGCTCGTCTCGCCCTCGGCCCGGCGGGGCGGGCTCATGAAGAGCCAGGCGTAAACCGGAGCGCCTACCAGCGCGAAGAGCAGCGAGCCAAACATCGCCAGCGACACCGTATAAGCGAGCGGGCGGAACATCTTGCCCTCCATCCCGTGCAGCGTGAAGAGCGGCAGGAAGACCAGCACCACGATGAGGATCGAAAACGTGATCGGCTGCGCGACTTCGCTACAGGCACGGGCGATGATGCTCCGCTTGGGTTCGCCCGGCGGAGAGGCGCGCAGCAGCCGGTCGGCATTTTCGACCATCACGATCGTGCCGTCGACCATCATGCCGATGGCGATGGCGATACCGCCGAGCGACATGAGGTTGGCCGAGATGCCGAAGTAGTACATCGCGATGGTGGCAAAGAGCACCGAAAACGGGATCGCGAGCGCCACGACGAGACTGGGCCGGAAGCCGCCGATGAAGACGAGCAGGATGATCACTACCAGCCCGATGCCCTGCACCAGCGCGCTCGTCACCGTCTTGACGGACGACTCGACGAGCGTCTTCTGCTCGTAATACGGGTCGATCACCACCCCCTCGGGCAACGCCTCCTGCAGTTCGGCCAGCTTGGTCTCCACGGCGGCAATCACGGTCGACGAGTTGGTGCCGTAGAGCTTGATCACCATGCCGGAGACGACTTCGCCTTCGCCATTGCGCGTTTGCAGGCCTTGCCGGATCTCGCCGCCGATGTCGATTGCGGCCACATCTTCGAGGTAGACGGGCGTGCCGTTTTCGTGCGCCACCACGATGCGGCGTAAGTCGTCGATACCACGCGCGAGCCCTTCCGAACGCACGATGAACATCTCGCCGTTGCGCTCCAGGAACTGGCCGCCCACGTTCTGGTTGTTGGCCTCCAGCCGCTCGATCACCTCGTGCAGCGACAGGTCGTAGCGCAGGAGCGCGTCGGGATCCACGTTGACCTGGAACTGCTTGACGTAGCCGCCGATGCCGAGGACTTCGGTGACGCCGGGAACCGTCTGCAGGTGGTATTTCACGATCCAGTCCTGCATCGAACGCAGCTCTTCGAGCGAGTATTCGCCCGTGGTGTCGATGAGGTTGTAATAGAGCACGAGGCCTTGGCCGGTGGAGATCGGTCCCATCTCGGGCTCGCCAAAGCCGGGCGGAATGGCCTCACGCGCCTCCGACAGGCGTTCGCCCACCACTTGACGGGCGAAATAGATGTCGGTGCCTTCCTCGAAATAGACGCTGACGACGGAGAGCCCGAAGTTGGAAACCGAGCGGATTTCCTCGACCTTGGGCAGGCCGCTCATTGCCGCCTCGACCGGGAAGGTGACGAATTTTTCCACCTCTTCCGGCCCCAGGCCCGAGGTGACGGTGAACACCTGCACCAGCGCGGGCGAAACGTCGGGAAACGCGTCGACCGGCAGCTTTTTGTAGCTCCAGTAGCCGCCGCCGATCACCGCCAGCGTCAAGAGGATGACAATCAACTGGTTGCGCAGGGCCGTCTCGATAAATCGCTTTAACATACGTTAGCCTCCTTTCTGCGCTTAGTGGTGGTGGTGACCGCCGAAAGAGCCCTTGCCCAACTCGGCCTTGAGCGAGATGGCGTTGCGCAGCGCGATGACGTCGCCTGGCTCGAGCCCGCGCACGACCTCGAACGATTCCGCGTCGCCGTGGCCCAGCACGACCGGGCGCGGCTCGAAGCCCTCGTCGGTCTGCACAAAGACGACCGTGGCACCTTCCATCGTGAGGACGGCGGTGCGTGGGATCAGCACCTCCGCGCGGTGCTCGTCGATGGAGACGGCGCCCTTGATGAAGAGCCCCGGGCGCCAATTACGGTCGGGATTCTCGACTACCGCGCGGGCGAGGCCGGTGCGGGTATGCGCATCGATCGTCGGGGCGATGTAGGCGATGGTGCCTCGATAGGGTTCACGGTCGTGCCCGCTCTGGATGAGCACGCTCTGCCCTTCGTGAATCTCGCCCATGTTACGTTGGTAGATACGGAGATCGGCCCAGACCGTCGAAAGGTCGGCAATGGTAAAGAGCGGCACGCCCGCCTCCACCGTCTGCCCCGGGGTGATGTCGTAGGCGACGATGGTCCCGTCAAAGGGCGCCTTTACCTCAAAGGGGCGCAGCGTCTCGGTGCTTTCCAGGGTCGCGAGGACCTGGCCCTTGCTCACTTGGTCGGCCAGGCGCACGCGGATGTCTTGCACGACTCCGGCATAGCGCGGCGTCGCGTAGGCGATTTGTTCGCGGTTAAAGGCGATTTCGCCGGGCAGCACCACTTCTTCGTGCAACGTACCGGGACCGACGGGACCAATCTCGACACCGAATTCGCGGAGCGTGGCCGCATCGATCTGCACCACGCCTTCTTCGTGCTCGTCGTGCCCATGCTCATCATGCTCGTCTGCATGTTCATGGTCGTGATCATCGTGCTGAGCCCAACTGGTGACAGGGCCAAGCGTGGCCAAGGCAAGAAGGAGCGTTGAAAGGCGACGGTGAGTGGAAAGGTGGTTCACAGGGAAAATGCGGTTCATGAATGTATGTGCTAAGGTCACGGCTTAACGGATCGGATTGACTGGGCGGGTCAGCGCCTCCACTTGGGCAAGCGCCTGGGCGTAGCGGCGGAGCGCGTCTAGCTGGGCCTCGCGCACTTCGAAGAGCGCCTGCCGGCTGTCGAGCACGGACAGGATGGTGAACTGGCCACGCTCGTAGCCGCTCTGGGTGTCGGCCAGTGCCTGCTCGGCGGCAGGGCGCAGCTCGTTTTCGAGCGCCTGCACTTCTTCGTAGGCATTGACGAGGGAGCGGTGGGCGGCTGCGAGCGCCTGGAGCAGCTCGCGGCGCACGGTCTCTTGCTCGTGTTCGACGGCGCGCAGTTGAGCCCGGGCGGTGCGGATGTTGCCCTGATTCCGGTCGAAGAGCGGCCAGGGGACTTGCACGCCGACGAGGAAGGCCGCATCGCCGCTGTTTTCGTTGAAGTAGCGTGCGCCGGCGGTCAGTTCGATGTCGGGCGTAGCGCGCGCTTCTTCCAGCTCCAGCGCGGCTTGGCGGGTAGAGGCCTCAGCCCTGAAACGCGCCAGCGCGGGCGTATCCGCGAGCTGACCGACCAGGCCGATCAAGTCGGGCGGATTTTCCACCGCAATCTCGCCTGCCAAGGTGAAATCGGACGCGGGAACCAGCCCCCAGAGGGCGCTCAAAGCTTCCCGAGTGGTCACAGCCTCGCGCTCGGCCTGCTGCAGGGCAAATTGCTGCTGCCGCACGGCGAGTTGAGCCCGGGCGCGGTCGACCTCCGGGGCGCGGGCAGCCTCGACCAGGCGGGAGGTTTCGTCGCGGCTCTCGGTCGCAAGGGCGAGTTGTTCGCGGCGAAGCTCAACCGCCCGCTGTGCCAGCAAGACTTCCACGAAGGCCTGCCTTACCTGCCCCTGCAGCATCGTCAGGCGTTGCTCGGCATCCCAACCGAGCAAGGCACGTTCGTGCTCGGCCAAAGCCGTGCGGCGCTGGCGTTTGCCGCCCATTTCGAGGACTTGGGAGACGCCGAGCGTGATCTCAAGCCCATCGACTCCACTCAGCCCGCCGCCCGTGCCGAGAAAGTTCTCGACCTCGGCGCCGATGGTGGGGTTGGGCCGCAGCGAAGCTTGTTCGACCTGACCAGCCGCAGCTTCGTCAAGCACTTCGAGCCGTTTGAGAGCAGGATCGTTTTCGACTGCGAGGTCGAGCGCCTGCTGCAAGGTGACGGGGGCTTCAAACGAAGACCCGGAAGATTGCGCTATCAAATGCCCCGTTAGCGCGACGGGGATCAAAACATAAAACAGTTTGGAACGAAAGTATCTGGACATGAAAAATCCTGAAAGATGGTTGTAACAAGAACGCACCGGGCGTTCTTCGAATGGCCTTGGCTTCACGCGGAAGCGAAGGGCCGACAACGACTTTCAGGATCGATCAGACTCTTAACACGTGCGTTCGCACGATGACGACACTTTGCGGCGGTGCCTCCGACGGAGGCGCACGCGGGCCGCTCGAAGTCTCAAGGAGGCGGACGGCGGGCAGATTCAACTCCGGCAACCAGTCGACGACCAGCGCACTCGCATCGGGCAGCGGCACCGCCATGCGCGGCGAAAGCTGCGACTCCAGCGACTGCCCCCGTACGCGGATGTCGACACACGGCGGGCAATGATCGTCCGCAAGCTGGAACTCGGCGGCATGCGCTTCCGGTTCGGCGGGGCACTCGCCATGGCACTCCTGCTCCTTCAGCTCGAAATGGGCGGCGAAGCCCGGATGCAGGCACAGAATGGCATCACCGAGGGTGCCGAAAACGGCATTCCACAGTAACATGAAGGCCAGGAGCCCCACTGTTAGCCACTGCTGCATCACGTGCCGATGATTAAAATCGACCAAGCGTGTGTCAACTTCAGATGGAAAGCCGCTATTGGACGGCTGCTGCGTGGTGGGGCTCCAGGTGCACGACGACATCAATCAGGCGCGGGAATTCCTTTTGCAGCCGCGCCTTCACCTGATGGCCCAGCTCATGGCCCGCCTGCACCGTCATCTCTGCATCCACCTGCAGGTGCAGCTCCACAAAATAGCCGACTCCGCTTTTGCGCACGCGGCACTTTTCCACCTGCTGCACTTGCGCGTCGGCTTCCGCCGTTCGGCGCAGCGCGGCGACCAGCTCGTTATCGACCCGACCGTCGAGGACATCGTGCATCGAGAGCTTCACGATCCGGAAGCCGTTTGCGGCGATGATCAGGCAGGCAAAAAGGGCAGCCCAATCGTCCGCCATCGCCCACCCTTCGCCGCCGATGAGCGCCACTGCGATGCCGATGGCCGCCGCGCCCGAGGTGAGCGCGTCGGAGCGGTGGTGCCAGGCATCGCCCTCCAACGCCCGGCTCTCCATTTCGCCCGTGGTCAGCTTCATGATGCGGTTGGCCATCAGCTCTTTCACGACGACGACCATGAGCAGCACCGGCAGCGTAAACCACTCCGGCGCATGGTGCGGGGTGCGAATCTCGCGGATCGAGAAGGCCGCGATCGCCACCGC containing:
- a CDS encoding CusA/CzcA family heavy metal efflux RND transporter; the encoded protein is MLKRFIETALRNQLIVILLTLAVIGGGYWSYKKLPVDAFPDVSPALVQVFTVTSGLGPEEVEKFVTFPVEAAMSGLPKVEEIRSVSNFGLSVVSVYFEEGTDIYFARQVVGERLSEAREAIPPGFGEPEMGPISTGQGLVLYYNLIDTTGEYSLEELRSMQDWIVKYHLQTVPGVTEVLGIGGYVKQFQVNVDPDALLRYDLSLHEVIERLEANNQNVGGQFLERNGEMFIVRSEGLARGIDDLRRIVVAHENGTPVYLEDVAAIDIGGEIRQGLQTRNGEGEVVSGMVIKLYGTNSSTVIAAVETKLAELQEALPEGVVIDPYYEQKTLVESSVKTVTSALVQGIGLVVIILLVFIGGFRPSLVVALAIPFSVLFATIAMYYFGISANLMSLGGIAIAIGMMVDGTIVMVENADRLLRASPPGEPKRSIIARACSEVAQPITFSILIVVLVFLPLFTLHGMEGKMFRPLAYTVSLAMFGSLLFALVGAPVYAWLFMSPPRRAEGETSQPREIWIVRLLVAVYRPVVRFFVRFRIVAVALALGLLAVGAVVFPRLGSEFTPRLMEGDIIANLTMAPSVSLEETKRNSLIAERRLLEIPEIEQAISRIGRGEVGAHADPINSVHMMVVLRPEAEWREGFTQIDIENAMRDKLAGMPGVLVNITQPIQLTVDELVGGSKAQLSIKLFGNDLDVLKEKGDAIAGVLQGIAGSADVQAGQVTGSPQIVVRPDREAIARHGMNLSEVQELIEAAVGGVEAGQIYDGVQRFAIYVRYAEQARRTIDDLRHLIVRTAGGALIPLDEIAEIEEIVGPREIVRENNQRYIEIQSNIVGRDIGSFVEEAQAAIAQGVELPTGYLLSWGGQFELQQQANARLALVVPVTLILIALLLYMSFGSLKNTALILLNIPLALVGGVVGLWLAGENLSVPSSIGFIALFGIALGNGMVLVTYLNDLVRAGRPLDEASVEGACLRVRPVLMTAGTTLLGLLPLLLATGTGSEVQRPLAIVVIGGLVSSTLLTLLVVPALYKWFAVKPQSEA
- a CDS encoding glycoside hydrolase family 43 protein; translation: MIVPRTLFTSALATLCLLPALKAGYLFATFKGEKTALEEQIYFAVSEEGRQWKALNDGEPVLVSQLGEKGVRDPYLLRSHDGKTFYLIATDLSIYHNGDWKRAVEDGSRAIVIWESRDLVQWSEPRRVEVAPPDAGCTWAPEAIYDEESGDYVVFWASTTARDEYQKHRIWGARTGDFKTFGKPFIFIEKPTTIIDTTIVREGDQYYRFTKDEQDKDITMETAEKLSGPWRNVDGFSLAGMQGYEGPACYQVAPAEDGQAATWCLILDHYMKGRGYQPYVTHDLGSGEFEPGENFSFPFPFRHGSVLPLSEAEYERLVQAREVGEARSE
- a CDS encoding TolC family protein, producing the protein MIAQSSGSSFEAPVTLQQALDLAVENDPALKRLEVLDEAAAGQVEQASLRPNPTIGAEVENFLGTGGGLSGVDGLEITLGVSQVLEMGGKRQRRTALAEHERALLGWDAEQRLTMLQGQVRQAFVEVLLAQRAVELRREQLALATESRDETSRLVEAARAPEVDRARAQLAVRQQQFALQQAEREAVTTREALSALWGLVPASDFTLAGEIAVENPPDLIGLVGQLADTPALARFRAEASTRQAALELEEARATPDIELTAGARYFNENSGDAAFLVGVQVPWPLFDRNQGNIRTARAQLRAVEHEQETVRRELLQALAAAHRSLVNAYEEVQALENELRPAAEQALADTQSGYERGQFTILSVLDSRQALFEVREAQLDALRRYAQALAQVEALTRPVNPIR
- a CDS encoding efflux RND transporter periplasmic adaptor subunit, which codes for MHEEVVLPGEIAFNREQIAYATPRYAGVVQDIRVRLADQVSKGQVLATLESTETLRPFEVKAPFDGTIVAYDITPGQTVEAGVPLFTIADLSTVWADLRIYQRNMGEIHEGQSVLIQSGHDREPYRGTIAYIAPTIDAHTRTGLARAVVENPDRNWRPGLFIKGAVSIDEHRAEVLIPRTAVLTMEGATVVFVQTDEGFEPRPVVLGHGDAESFEVVRGLEPGDVIALRNAISLKAELGKGSFGGHHHH
- a CDS encoding cation diffusion facilitator family transporter, with translation MTAPTSDFDHRNLLKVGGIVLAMNILLMCVKIAVGIWGNSYALIADGIESASDIFVSLLTWGGFFLSLRPPDAKHPFGHGKIESVMGVLSGVALLGAAVAIAAFSIREIRTPHHAPEWFTLPVLLMVVVVKELMANRIMKLTTGEMESRALEGDAWHHRSDALTSGAAAIGIAVALIGGEGWAMADDWAALFACLIIAANGFRIVKLSMHDVLDGRVDNELVAALRRTAEADAQVQQVEKCRVRKSGVGYFVELHLQVDAEMTVQAGHELGHQVKARLQKEFPRLIDVVVHLEPHHAAAVQ